From one Rattus norvegicus strain BN/NHsdMcwi chromosome 7, GRCr8, whole genome shotgun sequence genomic stretch:
- the Eef1d gene encoding elongation factor 1-delta isoform X6, which yields MRSGKASCALETVWEDKHKYEEAERRFHEHEATQAAAASVQQLLAEVPAVNGPSSQEDAEDTDEAETPNTSSRSDPRKSHECKKPLQKKRKRSPKSWLGQADLALVGLSADHVWLDKPLFDQAESSYRQRLADVAAQAAQSPALAPRGPCTHGSHVACHHVTWGIWVNKSCFDQAERAFVEWSQALLLAAEGSHREGTPDTGQQAVTPDLALACQPCPPANGQPPLGSLQALVREVWLEKPRYDAAERGFYEALFDGHPPGKVRLQERASQAEGTRRGRRDRRSRNTVGNKRAGSKRADGEAPSALPYWYFLHKDAEAPWLSKPTYDSAECRHHAAEALRIAWRLEAASLAHRPTPRSGPSMSSLRPNRKMATNFLMHEKIWFDKFKYDDAERRFYEQMNGPVTAGSRQSSGPGASSGPGGDHSDLIVRIASLEVENQNLRGVVQDLQQAISKLEVRLSTLEKSSPTHRATAPQTQHVSPMRQVEPPAKKGATPAEDDEDNDIDLFGSDEEEEDKEAARLREERLRQYAEKKAKKPTLVAKSSILLDVKPWDDETDMAQLETCVRSIQLDGLVWGASKLVPVGYGIRKLQIQCVVEDDKVGTDLLEEEITKFEEHVSGHGHKGREDGGPGTLAPAAPQPPGRMSRQASGSDRSSALCLHPQVQSVDIAAFNKI from the exons ATGAGGAGTGGGAAGGCCTCTTGTGCGCTGGAGACCGTCTGGGAGGACAAGCACAAGTATGAGGAAGCCGAGCGGCGCTTCCACGAGCATGAGGCCACACAAGCCGCCGCCGCCTCTGTCCAGCAGCTCCTGGCCGAAGTGCCAGCTGTGAACGGGCCCAGCAGCCAGGAGGACGCGGAGGACACCGACGAGGCAGAAACCCCCAACACCAGCAGCAGGAGTGATCCTAGGAAGAGCCACGAGTGCAAGAAGCCGTTACAGAAAAAGAGGAAGCGCTCCCCGAAGAGTTGGCTTGGCCAGGCGGACCTGGCCCTTGTGGGCCTCTCAGCTGACCACGTATGGTTGGACAAGCCACTCTTTGACCAGGCAGAAAGCTCCTACCGCCAGAGGCTGGCAGATGTAGCTGCCCAGGCAGCCCAGTCGCCTGCCCTGGCCCCTCGAGGGCCCTGTACACATGGAAGCCATGTGGCGTGCCACCATGTGACCTGGGGGATCTGGGTCAACAAGTCTTGCTTTGATCAAGCTGAGCGGGCTTTTGTGGAGTGGTCTCAGGCCTTGCTGCTGGCTGCAGAGGGGAGCCATAGGGAGGGGACTCCTGACACAGGCCAGCAGGCTGTCACTCCTGACCTGGCCTTGGCCTGCCAGCCTTGTCCACCAGCCAATGGCCAGCCTCCTCTGGGCAGCCTGCAGGCACTGGTGAGGGAGGTATGGCTGGAAAAGCCCCGTTATGATGCAGCTGAAAGGGGCTTCTATGAGGCCCTATTTGATGGCCACCCCCCAGGGAAAGTGCGCCTGCAGGAGCGAGCCAGTCAGGCGGAGGGTACTCGGAGGGGCCGCAGAGACCGTCGGAGCCGCAATACTGTAGGAAACAAGCGAGCTGGGTCAAAACGGGCCGATGGGGAGGCTCCTTCTGCCTTGCCCTACTGGTACTTCCTGCACAAGGACGCAGAGGCCCCCTGGCTTAGCAAGCCGACCTACGACAGCGCCGAGTGTCGCCACCATGCCGCCGAGGCCCTGCGGATTGCCTGGCGCCTAGAAGCTGCCTCACTGGCTCACCGACCCACGCCCCGTTCTGGCCCATCCATGTCCAGCCTGAGACCCAA CAGAAAAATGGCTACAAACTTTCTCATGCACGAGAAAATCTGGTTTGACAAGTTTAAATATGACGATGCAGAAAGGAGATTCTACGAGCAGATGAATGGGCCTGTGACCGCTGGCTCTCGGCAG AGTTCAGGCCCTGGAGCCTCCAGTGGACCTGGTGGAGACCACAGTGACCTCATTGTGCGGATTGCCAGTCTGGAAGTAGAGAACCAGAACCTTCGAGGCG TGGTGCAAGATTTGCAGCAGGCCATTTCCAAGTTGGAGGTCCGGCTGAGCACTCTGGAGAAGAGTTCACCTACTCACCGAGCTACAGCCCCACAGACCCAA CATGTCTCTCCTATGCGTCAAGTGGAGCCCCCAGCCAAGAAAGGAGCCACACCAGCAGAGGACGACGAGGACAATGACATTGACCTGTTCGGCagtgatgaggaagaggaagataagGAGGCTGCCCGACTACGGGAAGAGAGGCTACGCCAGTACGCAGAGAAGAAGGCCAAGAAGCCCACACTGGTGGCCAAATCCTCCATCCTCTTGGATGTTAAACCT TGGGATGATGAGACAGACATGGCCCAGCTAGAGACTTGTGTGCGTTCCATCCAATTGGACGGACTGGTTTGGGGGGCCTCCAAGCTCGTGCCTGTCGGCTATGGTATCCGGAAGCTGCAGATCCAGTGTGTGGTAGAGGATGACAAAGTGGGCACCGACTTGCTCGAAGAGGAGATCACCAAGTTTGAGGAGCATGTAAGTGGGCATGGGCACAAGGGAAGGGAAGACGGTGGACCTGGGACACTGGCTCCTGCTGCCCCACAGCCCCCAGGGAGGATGAGCCGGCAGGCCTCGGGCAGCGACCGCAGCTCTGCCCTTTGTCTCCATCCGCAGGTGCAGAGTGTCGACATTGCAGCCTTCAACAAGATCTGA
- the Eef1d gene encoding elongation factor 1-delta isoform X1 yields the protein MRSGKASCALETVWEDKHKYEEAERRFHEHEATQAAAASVQQLLAEVPAVNGPSSQEDAEDTDEAETPNTSSRSDPRKSHECKKPLQKKRKRSPKSWLGQADLALVGLSADHVWLDKPLFDQAESSYRQRLADVAAQAAQSPALAPRGPCTHGSHVACHHVTWGIWVNKSCFDQAERAFVEWSQALLLAAEGSHREGTPDTGQQAVTPDLALACQPCPPANGQPPLGSLQALVREVWLEKPRYDAAERGFYEALFDGHPPGKVRLQERASQAEGTRRGRRDRRSRNTVGNKRAGSKRADGEAPSALPYWYFLHKDAEAPWLSKPTYDSAECRHHAAEALRIAWRLEAASLAHRPTPRSGPSMSSLRPNRKMATNFLMHEKIWFDKFKYDDAERRFYEQMNGPVTAGSRQENGASVILRDIARARENIQKSLAGLKVMLPNSPETLGQATPRTSSGPGASSGPGGDHSDLIVRIASLEVENQNLRGVVQDLQQAISKLEVRLSTLEKSSPTHRATAPQTQHVSPMRQVEPPAKKGATPAEDDEDNDIDLFGSDEEEEDKEAARLREERLRQYAEKKAKKPTLVAKSSILLDVKPWDDETDMAQLETCVRSIQLDGLVWGASKLVPVGYGIRKLQIQCVVEDDKVGTDLLEEEITKFEEHVSGHGHKGREDGGPGTLAPAAPQPPGRMSRQASGSDRSSALCLHPQVQSVDIAAFNKI from the exons ATGAGGAGTGGGAAGGCCTCTTGTGCGCTGGAGACCGTCTGGGAGGACAAGCACAAGTATGAGGAAGCCGAGCGGCGCTTCCACGAGCATGAGGCCACACAAGCCGCCGCCGCCTCTGTCCAGCAGCTCCTGGCCGAAGTGCCAGCTGTGAACGGGCCCAGCAGCCAGGAGGACGCGGAGGACACCGACGAGGCAGAAACCCCCAACACCAGCAGCAGGAGTGATCCTAGGAAGAGCCACGAGTGCAAGAAGCCGTTACAGAAAAAGAGGAAGCGCTCCCCGAAGAGTTGGCTTGGCCAGGCGGACCTGGCCCTTGTGGGCCTCTCAGCTGACCACGTATGGTTGGACAAGCCACTCTTTGACCAGGCAGAAAGCTCCTACCGCCAGAGGCTGGCAGATGTAGCTGCCCAGGCAGCCCAGTCGCCTGCCCTGGCCCCTCGAGGGCCCTGTACACATGGAAGCCATGTGGCGTGCCACCATGTGACCTGGGGGATCTGGGTCAACAAGTCTTGCTTTGATCAAGCTGAGCGGGCTTTTGTGGAGTGGTCTCAGGCCTTGCTGCTGGCTGCAGAGGGGAGCCATAGGGAGGGGACTCCTGACACAGGCCAGCAGGCTGTCACTCCTGACCTGGCCTTGGCCTGCCAGCCTTGTCCACCAGCCAATGGCCAGCCTCCTCTGGGCAGCCTGCAGGCACTGGTGAGGGAGGTATGGCTGGAAAAGCCCCGTTATGATGCAGCTGAAAGGGGCTTCTATGAGGCCCTATTTGATGGCCACCCCCCAGGGAAAGTGCGCCTGCAGGAGCGAGCCAGTCAGGCGGAGGGTACTCGGAGGGGCCGCAGAGACCGTCGGAGCCGCAATACTGTAGGAAACAAGCGAGCTGGGTCAAAACGGGCCGATGGGGAGGCTCCTTCTGCCTTGCCCTACTGGTACTTCCTGCACAAGGACGCAGAGGCCCCCTGGCTTAGCAAGCCGACCTACGACAGCGCCGAGTGTCGCCACCATGCCGCCGAGGCCCTGCGGATTGCCTGGCGCCTAGAAGCTGCCTCACTGGCTCACCGACCCACGCCCCGTTCTGGCCCATCCATGTCCAGCCTGAGACCCAA CAGAAAAATGGCTACAAACTTTCTCATGCACGAGAAAATCTGGTTTGACAAGTTTAAATATGACGATGCAGAAAGGAGATTCTACGAGCAGATGAATGGGCCTGTGACCGCTGGCTCTCGGCAG GAGAATGGCGCCAGCGTGATCCTCCGAGACATTGCAAGAGCCAGAGAGAACATCCAGAAATCCTTGGCTGGA CTCAAGGTGATGCTGCCCAACTCCCCTGAGACCCTGGGCCAGGCCACCCCTAGGACT AGTTCAGGCCCTGGAGCCTCCAGTGGACCTGGTGGAGACCACAGTGACCTCATTGTGCGGATTGCCAGTCTGGAAGTAGAGAACCAGAACCTTCGAGGCG TGGTGCAAGATTTGCAGCAGGCCATTTCCAAGTTGGAGGTCCGGCTGAGCACTCTGGAGAAGAGTTCACCTACTCACCGAGCTACAGCCCCACAGACCCAA CATGTCTCTCCTATGCGTCAAGTGGAGCCCCCAGCCAAGAAAGGAGCCACACCAGCAGAGGACGACGAGGACAATGACATTGACCTGTTCGGCagtgatgaggaagaggaagataagGAGGCTGCCCGACTACGGGAAGAGAGGCTACGCCAGTACGCAGAGAAGAAGGCCAAGAAGCCCACACTGGTGGCCAAATCCTCCATCCTCTTGGATGTTAAACCT TGGGATGATGAGACAGACATGGCCCAGCTAGAGACTTGTGTGCGTTCCATCCAATTGGACGGACTGGTTTGGGGGGCCTCCAAGCTCGTGCCTGTCGGCTATGGTATCCGGAAGCTGCAGATCCAGTGTGTGGTAGAGGATGACAAAGTGGGCACCGACTTGCTCGAAGAGGAGATCACCAAGTTTGAGGAGCATGTAAGTGGGCATGGGCACAAGGGAAGGGAAGACGGTGGACCTGGGACACTGGCTCCTGCTGCCCCACAGCCCCCAGGGAGGATGAGCCGGCAGGCCTCGGGCAGCGACCGCAGCTCTGCCCTTTGTCTCCATCCGCAGGTGCAGAGTGTCGACATTGCAGCCTTCAACAAGATCTGA
- the Eef1d gene encoding elongation factor 1-delta isoform X11, translating to MRSGKASCALETVWEDKHKYEEAERRFHEHEATQAAAASVQQLLAEVPAVNGPSSQEDAEDTDEAETPNTSSRSDPRKSHECKKPLQKKRKRSPKSWLGQADLALVGLSADHVWLDKPLFDQAESSYRQRLADVAAQAAQSPALAPRGPCTHGSHVACHHVTWGIWVNKSCFDQAERAFVEWSQALLLAAEGSHREGTPDTGQQAVTPDLALACQPCPPANGQPPLGSLQALVREVWLEKPRYDAAERGFYEALFDGHPPGKVRLQERASQAEGTRRGRRDRRSRNTVGNKRAGSKRADGEAPSALPYWYFLHKDAEAPWLSKPTYDSAECRHHAAEALRIAWRLEAASLAHRPTPRSGPSMSSLRPNRKMATNFLMHEKIWFDKFKYDDAERRFYEQMNGPVTAGSRQLKVMLPNSPETLGQATPRTSSGPGASSGPGGDHSDLIVRIASLEVENQNLRGVVQDLQQAISKLEVRLSTLEKSSPTHRATAPQTQHVSPMRQVEPPAKKGATPAEDDEDNDIDLFGSDEEEEDKEAARLREERLRQYAEKKAKKPTLVAKSSILLDVKPWDDETDMAQLETCVRSIQLDGLVWGASKLVPVGYGIRKLQIQCVVEDDKVGTDLLEEEITKFEEHVQSVDIAAFNKI from the exons ATGAGGAGTGGGAAGGCCTCTTGTGCGCTGGAGACCGTCTGGGAGGACAAGCACAAGTATGAGGAAGCCGAGCGGCGCTTCCACGAGCATGAGGCCACACAAGCCGCCGCCGCCTCTGTCCAGCAGCTCCTGGCCGAAGTGCCAGCTGTGAACGGGCCCAGCAGCCAGGAGGACGCGGAGGACACCGACGAGGCAGAAACCCCCAACACCAGCAGCAGGAGTGATCCTAGGAAGAGCCACGAGTGCAAGAAGCCGTTACAGAAAAAGAGGAAGCGCTCCCCGAAGAGTTGGCTTGGCCAGGCGGACCTGGCCCTTGTGGGCCTCTCAGCTGACCACGTATGGTTGGACAAGCCACTCTTTGACCAGGCAGAAAGCTCCTACCGCCAGAGGCTGGCAGATGTAGCTGCCCAGGCAGCCCAGTCGCCTGCCCTGGCCCCTCGAGGGCCCTGTACACATGGAAGCCATGTGGCGTGCCACCATGTGACCTGGGGGATCTGGGTCAACAAGTCTTGCTTTGATCAAGCTGAGCGGGCTTTTGTGGAGTGGTCTCAGGCCTTGCTGCTGGCTGCAGAGGGGAGCCATAGGGAGGGGACTCCTGACACAGGCCAGCAGGCTGTCACTCCTGACCTGGCCTTGGCCTGCCAGCCTTGTCCACCAGCCAATGGCCAGCCTCCTCTGGGCAGCCTGCAGGCACTGGTGAGGGAGGTATGGCTGGAAAAGCCCCGTTATGATGCAGCTGAAAGGGGCTTCTATGAGGCCCTATTTGATGGCCACCCCCCAGGGAAAGTGCGCCTGCAGGAGCGAGCCAGTCAGGCGGAGGGTACTCGGAGGGGCCGCAGAGACCGTCGGAGCCGCAATACTGTAGGAAACAAGCGAGCTGGGTCAAAACGGGCCGATGGGGAGGCTCCTTCTGCCTTGCCCTACTGGTACTTCCTGCACAAGGACGCAGAGGCCCCCTGGCTTAGCAAGCCGACCTACGACAGCGCCGAGTGTCGCCACCATGCCGCCGAGGCCCTGCGGATTGCCTGGCGCCTAGAAGCTGCCTCACTGGCTCACCGACCCACGCCCCGTTCTGGCCCATCCATGTCCAGCCTGAGACCCAA CAGAAAAATGGCTACAAACTTTCTCATGCACGAGAAAATCTGGTTTGACAAGTTTAAATATGACGATGCAGAAAGGAGATTCTACGAGCAGATGAATGGGCCTGTGACCGCTGGCTCTCGGCAG CTCAAGGTGATGCTGCCCAACTCCCCTGAGACCCTGGGCCAGGCCACCCCTAGGACT AGTTCAGGCCCTGGAGCCTCCAGTGGACCTGGTGGAGACCACAGTGACCTCATTGTGCGGATTGCCAGTCTGGAAGTAGAGAACCAGAACCTTCGAGGCG TGGTGCAAGATTTGCAGCAGGCCATTTCCAAGTTGGAGGTCCGGCTGAGCACTCTGGAGAAGAGTTCACCTACTCACCGAGCTACAGCCCCACAGACCCAA CATGTCTCTCCTATGCGTCAAGTGGAGCCCCCAGCCAAGAAAGGAGCCACACCAGCAGAGGACGACGAGGACAATGACATTGACCTGTTCGGCagtgatgaggaagaggaagataagGAGGCTGCCCGACTACGGGAAGAGAGGCTACGCCAGTACGCAGAGAAGAAGGCCAAGAAGCCCACACTGGTGGCCAAATCCTCCATCCTCTTGGATGTTAAACCT TGGGATGATGAGACAGACATGGCCCAGCTAGAGACTTGTGTGCGTTCCATCCAATTGGACGGACTGGTTTGGGGGGCCTCCAAGCTCGTGCCTGTCGGCTATGGTATCCGGAAGCTGCAGATCCAGTGTGTGGTAGAGGATGACAAAGTGGGCACCGACTTGCTCGAAGAGGAGATCACCAAGTTTGAGGAGCAT GTGCAGAGTGTCGACATTGCAGCCTTCAACAAGATCTGA
- the Eef1d gene encoding elongation factor 1-delta isoform X8, producing the protein MRSGKASCALETVWEDKHKYEEAERRFHEHEATQAAAASVQQLLAEVPAVNGPSSQEDAEDTDEAETPNTSSRSDPRKSHECKKPLQKKRKRSPKSWLGQADLALVGLSADHVWLDKPLFDQAESSYRQRLADVAAQAAQSPALAPRGPCTHGSHVACHHVTWGIWVNKSCFDQAERAFVEWSQALLLAAEGSHREGTPDTGQQAVTPDLALACQPCPPANGQPPLGSLQALVREVWLEKPRYDAAERGFYEALFDGHPPGKVRLQERASQAEGTRRGRRDRRSRNTVGNKRAGSKRADGEAPSALPYWYFLHKDAEAPWLSKPTYDSAECRHHAAEALRIAWRLEAASLAHRPTPRSGPSMSSLRPKKMATNFLMHEKIWFDKFKYDDAERRFYEQMNGPVTAGSRQENGASVILRDIARARENIQKSLAGLKVMLPNSPETLGQATPRTSSGPGASSGPGGDHSDLIVRIASLEVENQNLRGVVQDLQQAISKLEVRLSTLEKSSPTHRATAPQTQHVSPMRQVEPPAKKGATPAEDDEDNDIDLFGSDEEEEDKEAARLREERLRQYAEKKAKKPTLVAKSSILLDVKPWDDETDMAQLETCVRSIQLDGLVWGASKLVPVGYGIRKLQIQCVVEDDKVGTDLLEEEITKFEEHVQSVDIAAFNKI; encoded by the exons ATGAGGAGTGGGAAGGCCTCTTGTGCGCTGGAGACCGTCTGGGAGGACAAGCACAAGTATGAGGAAGCCGAGCGGCGCTTCCACGAGCATGAGGCCACACAAGCCGCCGCCGCCTCTGTCCAGCAGCTCCTGGCCGAAGTGCCAGCTGTGAACGGGCCCAGCAGCCAGGAGGACGCGGAGGACACCGACGAGGCAGAAACCCCCAACACCAGCAGCAGGAGTGATCCTAGGAAGAGCCACGAGTGCAAGAAGCCGTTACAGAAAAAGAGGAAGCGCTCCCCGAAGAGTTGGCTTGGCCAGGCGGACCTGGCCCTTGTGGGCCTCTCAGCTGACCACGTATGGTTGGACAAGCCACTCTTTGACCAGGCAGAAAGCTCCTACCGCCAGAGGCTGGCAGATGTAGCTGCCCAGGCAGCCCAGTCGCCTGCCCTGGCCCCTCGAGGGCCCTGTACACATGGAAGCCATGTGGCGTGCCACCATGTGACCTGGGGGATCTGGGTCAACAAGTCTTGCTTTGATCAAGCTGAGCGGGCTTTTGTGGAGTGGTCTCAGGCCTTGCTGCTGGCTGCAGAGGGGAGCCATAGGGAGGGGACTCCTGACACAGGCCAGCAGGCTGTCACTCCTGACCTGGCCTTGGCCTGCCAGCCTTGTCCACCAGCCAATGGCCAGCCTCCTCTGGGCAGCCTGCAGGCACTGGTGAGGGAGGTATGGCTGGAAAAGCCCCGTTATGATGCAGCTGAAAGGGGCTTCTATGAGGCCCTATTTGATGGCCACCCCCCAGGGAAAGTGCGCCTGCAGGAGCGAGCCAGTCAGGCGGAGGGTACTCGGAGGGGCCGCAGAGACCGTCGGAGCCGCAATACTGTAGGAAACAAGCGAGCTGGGTCAAAACGGGCCGATGGGGAGGCTCCTTCTGCCTTGCCCTACTGGTACTTCCTGCACAAGGACGCAGAGGCCCCCTGGCTTAGCAAGCCGACCTACGACAGCGCCGAGTGTCGCCACCATGCCGCCGAGGCCCTGCGGATTGCCTGGCGCCTAGAAGCTGCCTCACTGGCTCACCGACCCACGCCCCGTTCTGGCCCATCCATGTCCAGCCTGAGACCCAA AAAAATGGCTACAAACTTTCTCATGCACGAGAAAATCTGGTTTGACAAGTTTAAATATGACGATGCAGAAAGGAGATTCTACGAGCAGATGAATGGGCCTGTGACCGCTGGCTCTCGGCAG GAGAATGGCGCCAGCGTGATCCTCCGAGACATTGCAAGAGCCAGAGAGAACATCCAGAAATCCTTGGCTGGA CTCAAGGTGATGCTGCCCAACTCCCCTGAGACCCTGGGCCAGGCCACCCCTAGGACT AGTTCAGGCCCTGGAGCCTCCAGTGGACCTGGTGGAGACCACAGTGACCTCATTGTGCGGATTGCCAGTCTGGAAGTAGAGAACCAGAACCTTCGAGGCG TGGTGCAAGATTTGCAGCAGGCCATTTCCAAGTTGGAGGTCCGGCTGAGCACTCTGGAGAAGAGTTCACCTACTCACCGAGCTACAGCCCCACAGACCCAA CATGTCTCTCCTATGCGTCAAGTGGAGCCCCCAGCCAAGAAAGGAGCCACACCAGCAGAGGACGACGAGGACAATGACATTGACCTGTTCGGCagtgatgaggaagaggaagataagGAGGCTGCCCGACTACGGGAAGAGAGGCTACGCCAGTACGCAGAGAAGAAGGCCAAGAAGCCCACACTGGTGGCCAAATCCTCCATCCTCTTGGATGTTAAACCT TGGGATGATGAGACAGACATGGCCCAGCTAGAGACTTGTGTGCGTTCCATCCAATTGGACGGACTGGTTTGGGGGGCCTCCAAGCTCGTGCCTGTCGGCTATGGTATCCGGAAGCTGCAGATCCAGTGTGTGGTAGAGGATGACAAAGTGGGCACCGACTTGCTCGAAGAGGAGATCACCAAGTTTGAGGAGCAT GTGCAGAGTGTCGACATTGCAGCCTTCAACAAGATCTGA
- the Eef1d gene encoding elongation factor 1-delta isoform X3, with translation MRSGKASCALETVWEDKHKYEEAERRFHEHEATQAAAASVQQLLAEVPAVNGPSSQEDAEDTDEAETPNTSSRSDPRKSHECKKPLQKKRKRSPKSWLGQADLALVGLSADHVWLDKPLFDQAESSYRQRLADVAAQAAQSPALAPRGPCTHGSHVACHHVTWGIWVNKSCFDQAERAFVEWSQALLLAAEGSHREGTPDTGQQAVTPDLALACQPCPPANGQPPLGSLQALVREVWLEKPRYDAAERGFYEALFDGHPPGKVRLQERASQAEGTRRGRRDRRSRNTVGNKRAGSKRADGEAPSALPYWYFLHKDAEAPWLSKPTYDSAECRHHAAEALRIAWRLEAASLAHRPTPRSGPSMSSLRPNRKMATNFLMHEKIWFDKFKYDDAERRFYEQMNGPVTAGSRQENGASVILRDIARARENIQKSLAGSSGPGASSGPGGDHSDLIVRIASLEVENQNLRGVVQDLQQAISKLEVRLSTLEKSSPTHRATAPQTQHVSPMRQVEPPAKKGATPAEDDEDNDIDLFGSDEEEEDKEAARLREERLRQYAEKKAKKPTLVAKSSILLDVKPWDDETDMAQLETCVRSIQLDGLVWGASKLVPVGYGIRKLQIQCVVEDDKVGTDLLEEEITKFEEHVSGHGHKGREDGGPGTLAPAAPQPPGRMSRQASGSDRSSALCLHPQVQSVDIAAFNKI, from the exons ATGAGGAGTGGGAAGGCCTCTTGTGCGCTGGAGACCGTCTGGGAGGACAAGCACAAGTATGAGGAAGCCGAGCGGCGCTTCCACGAGCATGAGGCCACACAAGCCGCCGCCGCCTCTGTCCAGCAGCTCCTGGCCGAAGTGCCAGCTGTGAACGGGCCCAGCAGCCAGGAGGACGCGGAGGACACCGACGAGGCAGAAACCCCCAACACCAGCAGCAGGAGTGATCCTAGGAAGAGCCACGAGTGCAAGAAGCCGTTACAGAAAAAGAGGAAGCGCTCCCCGAAGAGTTGGCTTGGCCAGGCGGACCTGGCCCTTGTGGGCCTCTCAGCTGACCACGTATGGTTGGACAAGCCACTCTTTGACCAGGCAGAAAGCTCCTACCGCCAGAGGCTGGCAGATGTAGCTGCCCAGGCAGCCCAGTCGCCTGCCCTGGCCCCTCGAGGGCCCTGTACACATGGAAGCCATGTGGCGTGCCACCATGTGACCTGGGGGATCTGGGTCAACAAGTCTTGCTTTGATCAAGCTGAGCGGGCTTTTGTGGAGTGGTCTCAGGCCTTGCTGCTGGCTGCAGAGGGGAGCCATAGGGAGGGGACTCCTGACACAGGCCAGCAGGCTGTCACTCCTGACCTGGCCTTGGCCTGCCAGCCTTGTCCACCAGCCAATGGCCAGCCTCCTCTGGGCAGCCTGCAGGCACTGGTGAGGGAGGTATGGCTGGAAAAGCCCCGTTATGATGCAGCTGAAAGGGGCTTCTATGAGGCCCTATTTGATGGCCACCCCCCAGGGAAAGTGCGCCTGCAGGAGCGAGCCAGTCAGGCGGAGGGTACTCGGAGGGGCCGCAGAGACCGTCGGAGCCGCAATACTGTAGGAAACAAGCGAGCTGGGTCAAAACGGGCCGATGGGGAGGCTCCTTCTGCCTTGCCCTACTGGTACTTCCTGCACAAGGACGCAGAGGCCCCCTGGCTTAGCAAGCCGACCTACGACAGCGCCGAGTGTCGCCACCATGCCGCCGAGGCCCTGCGGATTGCCTGGCGCCTAGAAGCTGCCTCACTGGCTCACCGACCCACGCCCCGTTCTGGCCCATCCATGTCCAGCCTGAGACCCAA CAGAAAAATGGCTACAAACTTTCTCATGCACGAGAAAATCTGGTTTGACAAGTTTAAATATGACGATGCAGAAAGGAGATTCTACGAGCAGATGAATGGGCCTGTGACCGCTGGCTCTCGGCAG GAGAATGGCGCCAGCGTGATCCTCCGAGACATTGCAAGAGCCAGAGAGAACATCCAGAAATCCTTGGCTGGA AGTTCAGGCCCTGGAGCCTCCAGTGGACCTGGTGGAGACCACAGTGACCTCATTGTGCGGATTGCCAGTCTGGAAGTAGAGAACCAGAACCTTCGAGGCG TGGTGCAAGATTTGCAGCAGGCCATTTCCAAGTTGGAGGTCCGGCTGAGCACTCTGGAGAAGAGTTCACCTACTCACCGAGCTACAGCCCCACAGACCCAA CATGTCTCTCCTATGCGTCAAGTGGAGCCCCCAGCCAAGAAAGGAGCCACACCAGCAGAGGACGACGAGGACAATGACATTGACCTGTTCGGCagtgatgaggaagaggaagataagGAGGCTGCCCGACTACGGGAAGAGAGGCTACGCCAGTACGCAGAGAAGAAGGCCAAGAAGCCCACACTGGTGGCCAAATCCTCCATCCTCTTGGATGTTAAACCT TGGGATGATGAGACAGACATGGCCCAGCTAGAGACTTGTGTGCGTTCCATCCAATTGGACGGACTGGTTTGGGGGGCCTCCAAGCTCGTGCCTGTCGGCTATGGTATCCGGAAGCTGCAGATCCAGTGTGTGGTAGAGGATGACAAAGTGGGCACCGACTTGCTCGAAGAGGAGATCACCAAGTTTGAGGAGCATGTAAGTGGGCATGGGCACAAGGGAAGGGAAGACGGTGGACCTGGGACACTGGCTCCTGCTGCCCCACAGCCCCCAGGGAGGATGAGCCGGCAGGCCTCGGGCAGCGACCGCAGCTCTGCCCTTTGTCTCCATCCGCAGGTGCAGAGTGTCGACATTGCAGCCTTCAACAAGATCTGA